In the genome of Pongo pygmaeus isolate AG05252 chromosome 9, NHGRI_mPonPyg2-v2.0_pri, whole genome shotgun sequence, one region contains:
- the CRTAM gene encoding cytotoxic and regulatory T-cell molecule — protein MWVKLLSIVAEFCFSPFLVTDEETASDALERNSLSSQDPQQPTSTVSVTEDSSTSEIDKEEKEQTTQDPDLTTEANPQYLGLARKKSGILLLTLVSFLIFILFIIVQLFIMKLRRAHVIWKKENEVSDHTLESYRSRSNNEETSSQEKNGQSSRPMRCMNYITKLYSEAKTKRKENVQHSKLEEKHIQVPESIV, from the exons ATGTGGGTAAAACTGCTCTCTATAGTAGCAGAATTTTGTTTTTCCCCTTTCCTAGTTACTGATGAAGAGACAGCTTCAGATGCTCTGGAGAGAAACTCTCTATCCTCTCAAGACCCACAGCAGCCCACCAGTACTG TCTCAGTAACAGAAGATTCTAGTACATCGGAGATTgacaaggaagagaaagaacaaacCACTCAAGATCCTGACTTGACCACTG AAGCAAATCCTCAGTATTTAGGATTGGCAAGGAAGAAAAGTGGCATCCTGCTGCTCACACTGGTGTCCTTCCTCATTTTCATACTCTTCATCATAGTCCAGCTCTTCATCATGAAGCTGCGGAGAGCACATGTGATATGGAAGAAAG aaaacgAAGTTTCAGACCACACACTAGAAAGTTACAGATCAAGGTCAAATAATGAAGAAACATCATCTCAAGAGAAAAATGGCCAAT cTTCCCGCCCTATGCGTTGCATGAACTACATCACAAAGTTGTACtcagaagcaaaaacaaagaggaaggaaaatgtaCAACattcaaaattagaagaaaagcacATCCAAGTACCAGAGAGTATTGTGTAG